Proteins from a genomic interval of Paenibacillus sp. 37:
- a CDS encoding PrgI family mobile element protein, which produces MNNEIVVPIDITQEEKSILAVLSIRQFLIIFPTLVFCGVFFIFGGLPFLDGGAEWIGKLILFVILGAIAAFFAFFKFDKHEQYASEFVVSRIKFLRSQKTFTHN; this is translated from the coding sequence ATGAACAATGAAATAGTCGTACCGATTGATATCACTCAAGAGGAAAAATCAATTTTGGCTGTCTTGTCGATTCGACAATTTTTAATTATATTTCCTACACTCGTTTTTTGCGGAGTCTTTTTCATCTTCGGGGGGCTTCCCTTTTTGGATGGCGGTGCAGAGTGGATAGGAAAGTTGATTTTATTTGTTATCCTAGGTGCCATTGCAGCTTTCTTTGCATTTTTTAAGTTCGATAAACATGAGCAATATGCGAGTGAGTTTGTCGTTTCTAGGATTAAGTTTCTACGCTCTCAAAAAACGTTCACACATAACTAA